One Mycolicibacterium parafortuitum DNA segment encodes these proteins:
- a CDS encoding GNAT family N-acetyltransferase, translating to MSAPPLFRLVDERRVSVVRDVHAVRQVLDDDPVASCMVAARVAEHGIEPSAIGGELWTRRRANESLCFAGANLIPLRGGPGDLNAFADKAMSSARRCSSLVGRAELVLPMWQRLEPVWGPARDVRAHQPLMALNTAPACAADPAVRQVRMEELDAYLVAAVDMFIGEVGIDPRVGDGGRGYRRRVAGLIAAGRAWARFERGEVVFKAEVGSQSPAVGQIQGVWVHPDRRGAGLGTAGTAAVAAAVVAGGRTASLYVNSFNTVARATYARIGFAEIASFATVLLD from the coding sequence ATGTCGGCTCCTCCGCTTTTTCGGCTTGTAGACGAGCGAAGAGTGTCGGTGGTGCGTGACGTCCACGCCGTCCGGCAGGTCCTCGACGACGATCCGGTCGCCTCCTGCATGGTGGCCGCCCGCGTGGCCGAACACGGCATCGAACCGTCGGCGATCGGCGGCGAGTTGTGGACCCGCAGGCGCGCCAACGAATCCCTGTGTTTCGCCGGGGCGAATCTGATCCCGCTGCGCGGCGGCCCCGGTGACCTGAACGCGTTCGCCGACAAGGCGATGAGCAGTGCCCGGCGGTGCTCATCGCTGGTCGGCCGGGCCGAGTTGGTGCTGCCGATGTGGCAGCGTCTCGAACCGGTCTGGGGTCCCGCCCGTGACGTGCGCGCCCATCAGCCGTTGATGGCACTGAACACCGCGCCGGCGTGCGCCGCGGACCCCGCGGTGCGGCAGGTGCGGATGGAGGAACTCGACGCGTACCTGGTGGCAGCGGTCGACATGTTCATCGGTGAGGTCGGCATCGACCCCCGTGTCGGCGACGGTGGCCGCGGTTACCGGCGCCGGGTCGCCGGGTTGATCGCCGCGGGCCGCGCCTGGGCCCGTTTCGAACGTGGCGAGGTGGTGTTCAAGGCCGAGGTGGGTTCCCAGTCGCCCGCCGTCGGCCAGATCCAGGGTGTGTGGGTGCATCCCGACCGACGGGGCGCTGGGCTCGGCACGGCCGGAACCGCCGCGGTCGCGGCCGCCGTCGTCGCCGGCGGGCGCACCGCCAGCCTGTACGTCAACAGCTTCAACACCGTGGCGCGGGCGACGTACGCGCGCATCGGATTCGCCGAGATCGCGTCGTTCGCGACCGTGCTGCTCGACTGA
- a CDS encoding sulfotransferase family protein, whose amino-acid sequence MTADRFRPDLLVEQACESTGLDDFGEDTTWRDGLDRLCHGLVHDARLNAIGVEIAALDIARAMTNRLRIVDWRRQHPEIGAAAVPRPIFIVGQPRTGTTILFDLLAQDPALRPPLTWEVDEPFPVPRPETYTTDPRIAQTQANIEASELIVPGLLVHHPMGALVGQECVRIFSGQFCSMIFPTQYRLPDYYRWLLYDADHGPAYRYHRMFLQHLQSGVGGESCQWLLKSPAHLWQLDALIAEYPDALIVQTHRDPLNVISSISALIHHLRRLASDESSIPDCAAQSHEQIVVGLQKAAELRDSGALNPDQVVDVQFRDFMRDPFDTIRTLYARLGRELEPLAEQRMREFLAAHPGDHGGDRYRWSDTGLDAAEVRAQMRGYQQRYGVPDEALR is encoded by the coding sequence TTGACCGCCGACCGGTTCCGCCCGGATCTGCTGGTCGAGCAGGCCTGCGAGAGCACCGGACTGGACGACTTTGGCGAGGACACCACATGGCGCGACGGCCTGGACCGGTTGTGTCACGGCCTCGTTCACGACGCCCGCCTCAACGCGATCGGCGTCGAGATCGCCGCGCTGGACATCGCACGCGCGATGACCAACCGCTTGCGCATCGTCGACTGGCGCAGGCAGCACCCCGAGATCGGCGCCGCCGCGGTCCCCCGGCCGATCTTCATCGTCGGCCAGCCCCGCACCGGAACGACCATCCTGTTCGACCTGCTGGCCCAGGACCCGGCGCTGCGTCCGCCCTTGACGTGGGAGGTCGACGAGCCGTTCCCGGTGCCCCGGCCCGAGACCTATACCACCGATCCGCGAATCGCCCAGACCCAGGCGAACATCGAGGCTTCTGAGCTGATCGTGCCCGGGCTGCTGGTGCACCACCCGATGGGCGCGTTGGTCGGGCAGGAATGCGTGCGGATCTTCTCCGGTCAGTTCTGCTCGATGATCTTCCCGACCCAGTACCGGCTGCCCGACTACTACCGCTGGCTGCTCTACGACGCCGACCACGGACCGGCGTACCGCTATCACCGGATGTTCCTGCAGCACCTGCAGTCGGGCGTGGGCGGCGAGTCCTGTCAATGGCTGCTGAAATCGCCCGCGCACCTATGGCAGTTGGACGCGCTGATCGCCGAGTACCCGGACGCGCTGATCGTGCAGACCCACCGGGATCCGTTGAACGTGATCTCGTCGATCAGCGCGCTGATCCACCATCTGCGCCGGCTGGCCTCCGACGAGTCCTCGATCCCCGACTGCGCCGCGCAGTCCCACGAGCAGATCGTGGTCGGGCTGCAGAAGGCGGCGGAGCTGCGCGACTCCGGCGCGCTGAACCCGGATCAGGTGGTGGACGTGCAATTCCGCGACTTCATGCGGGATCCGTTCGACACGATCCGCACGTTGTACGCCCGGCTGGGCCGTGAGCTGGAACCGCTCGCCGAGCAACGGATGCGGGAGTTCCTGGCGGCCCACCCGGGCGATCACGGCGGCGACCGCTATCGCTGGTCGGACACCGGTCTGGATGCCGCCGAGGTCCGCGCGCAGATGCGCGGCTACCAGCAGCGCTACGGCGTACCCGACGAAGCGCTCAGGTAG
- the ngg gene encoding N-acetylglutaminylglutamine synthetase, with amino-acid sequence MTADPTADNPEAITLALHEAASQDVLDTMSDDVVLELGWGRLIFGQTFADPEKLADVLRQETQGRRDICIYAREPHVLVAKAPSELFIDPSHTYRLRFADVAADAPAPRGFRVRTLEARTDADEMNRVYLRCGMVAAPSDVLWDNHRDRNAVDYLVAVSEEDGSVLGTVTGVDHVALFSDPENGSSLWTLAVDPAASVPGVGAALTRALAALYRDRGRAYMDLSVAHDNEAAIALYEKLGFARVPVMAVKRKNAINEPLFTHPPETVDDLNPYARIIADEAMRRGIWVEVLDAEAGEMKMSHGGRSVITRESLSEYTSAVAMARCDDKRLTRRIVSEAGIKVPKGRLATFDQADHEFLAEVGDVVVKPTRGEQGKGITVGIDSPEELDAALARAREQHPEVLIEERAPGDDLRLVVIDGRVVAAALRLPAEVTGTGKHTIRELIEAQSRRRAAATGGESRIPMDAVTENTVREAGFSLDDVLSEGERLRVRRTANLHQGGTIHDVTSTVHPELCRVGVAAAAAIGIPVTGIDLLVPDVTKPEYVFIEANERPGLANHEPQPTAKAFVDFLFPNQPGLPQAWTPDEAPSG; translated from the coding sequence ATGACGGCTGATCCGACGGCAGACAACCCCGAGGCCATCACGCTGGCGCTGCACGAGGCCGCCAGCCAGGATGTGCTCGACACGATGTCAGACGACGTCGTTCTCGAACTCGGTTGGGGGCGGCTGATTTTCGGGCAGACGTTCGCCGACCCGGAGAAGCTCGCCGACGTGCTGCGGCAGGAGACGCAGGGCCGTCGGGACATCTGCATCTACGCGCGGGAGCCCCACGTGCTGGTCGCCAAGGCGCCCTCGGAACTGTTCATCGATCCCAGCCACACCTACCGGCTGCGATTCGCCGACGTCGCGGCCGACGCCCCTGCGCCGAGGGGGTTCCGGGTGCGCACACTGGAGGCCCGCACCGACGCCGACGAGATGAACCGGGTCTATCTCCGCTGCGGGATGGTCGCCGCACCGTCCGATGTGCTGTGGGACAACCACCGCGACCGCAACGCCGTCGACTATCTGGTGGCGGTCAGCGAGGAGGACGGCTCGGTGTTGGGCACCGTCACCGGTGTCGACCACGTCGCGCTGTTCTCCGACCCGGAGAACGGCTCGAGCCTGTGGACGCTCGCCGTGGACCCGGCCGCATCGGTCCCCGGAGTCGGTGCCGCACTGACCCGGGCATTGGCGGCGTTGTACCGCGACCGCGGCCGCGCGTACATGGATCTGTCCGTCGCCCATGACAACGAGGCTGCGATCGCGCTGTACGAGAAGCTGGGATTCGCGCGCGTCCCGGTGATGGCGGTCAAGCGCAAGAACGCCATCAACGAGCCGCTGTTCACCCATCCCCCGGAGACCGTCGACGACCTGAACCCGTATGCCCGGATCATCGCCGACGAAGCGATGCGGCGCGGTATCTGGGTGGAGGTCCTCGACGCCGAGGCCGGGGAGATGAAGATGTCCCACGGCGGGCGCAGCGTGATCACCCGCGAATCACTGTCCGAATACACCTCTGCGGTCGCGATGGCCCGCTGCGACGACAAACGGCTGACCCGGCGCATCGTGTCCGAGGCGGGCATCAAGGTGCCGAAGGGCAGGCTCGCCACGTTCGACCAGGCCGACCACGAATTCCTCGCCGAGGTCGGCGACGTCGTCGTCAAACCCACCCGCGGCGAACAGGGCAAGGGCATCACCGTCGGCATCGACAGCCCCGAGGAACTCGACGCGGCCCTCGCCCGCGCCCGCGAGCAGCACCCCGAGGTGCTCATCGAGGAACGCGCCCCCGGCGACGATCTGCGGCTGGTGGTCATCGACGGCAGGGTCGTCGCGGCCGCGCTGCGACTGCCCGCCGAGGTCACCGGCACCGGCAAGCACACCATCCGCGAGCTGATCGAGGCGCAGAGCCGTCGGCGCGCCGCCGCCACCGGCGGTGAGTCCCGGATTCCGATGGACGCGGTCACCGAGAACACGGTCAGGGAGGCCGGATTCTCGCTGGACGACGTGCTCAGCGAGGGTGAGCGGCTCCGGGTTCGCCGCACCGCCAACCTGCACCAGGGCGGCACCATCCACGATGTGACTTCGACGGTGCATCCCGAGCTGTGCCGGGTGGGGGTGGCCGCCGCCGCGGCAATCGGCATCCCGGTCACCGGAATCGATCTGCTCGTACCCGACGTGACCAAACCCGAGTATGTGTTCATCGAGGCCAACGAACGCCCGGGGCTGGCCAATCACGAGCCCCAGCCCACCGCAAAAGCGTTCGTGGACTTCCTGTTTCCGAATCAGCCCGGACTCCCCCAGGCCTGGACCCCCGACGAGGCGCCCTCGGGTTAG
- a CDS encoding penicillin-binding transpeptidase domain-containing protein, whose product MASLLTSVTRIAALAAAVALVAPVAACTPRPNGPEPVAEEFFAALATGDTEAAARLADRPDEARADLNEAWAGLQAKGLDAQILSSKYAEDIGSIAYRYTWHLPKDRTWTYDGRLNMVRDEGRWEVRWNATGLHPRLGENQTFALRADSPPRASVHERTGTNVLVPGYKYHFALDARAAGVDLMSTARTLTGALHRFDNTLEPQRLAELASSSKRPLGLVTLNKADHDAVAAAVRDLPGVVITPHPEMVPTDPGFAPAVINEVKKTVAEELDGEPGWRVVTVNQNGVDVDVLNEVPGTPAPSVGITLDRSVQTAAQNAVDVTDKQAMIVVIKPSTGEVLAVAQNAAADREGPVATMGLYPPGSTFKIVTAGAAIERQMATPNTLLGCPGTMDIGHRKVPNYGGFDLGTVPMSRAFASSCNTTFAELASRMPPRGLTQAASQYGLGADFVIPGLPTVTGDVPPTVNLTERTEDGFGQGKVLASPFGMALAAATVSAGQTPVPQLIRGRETAIDGERQPIPQSVVEGLRPMMRLVVTNGTAKDLQGAGDVRGKTGEAEFAGGSHSWFTGYRGDMAFSALIVGGGSSEYAVRMLKGMLDALPPDYQA is encoded by the coding sequence ATGGCATCACTGCTCACATCCGTAACACGCATCGCGGCGTTGGCTGCCGCGGTCGCCCTTGTCGCGCCGGTCGCGGCGTGCACGCCGCGACCCAACGGTCCAGAGCCGGTCGCCGAGGAGTTCTTCGCGGCTCTGGCCACCGGTGACACCGAAGCGGCGGCGCGCCTGGCCGACCGCCCCGACGAGGCCCGGGCTGACCTCAACGAGGCGTGGGCCGGTCTGCAGGCCAAGGGGCTGGACGCGCAGATCCTGAGCTCCAAGTACGCCGAGGACATCGGCAGCATCGCCTACCGCTACACCTGGCACCTGCCCAAGGACCGCACCTGGACCTACGACGGCCGGCTCAACATGGTCCGTGACGAGGGACGCTGGGAGGTGCGCTGGAACGCCACCGGTCTGCATCCGCGGTTGGGGGAGAACCAGACCTTCGCGCTGCGGGCCGATTCGCCGCCGCGGGCTTCGGTGCACGAGCGCACCGGCACGAACGTGCTGGTGCCCGGCTACAAGTACCACTTCGCGCTGGACGCGCGCGCCGCCGGCGTCGACCTGATGTCCACCGCCCGCACGCTGACCGGCGCACTGCACCGTTTCGACAACACACTGGAGCCGCAGCGGCTGGCGGAACTGGCCAGCTCGAGTAAGAGGCCGCTGGGTCTGGTGACGCTGAACAAGGCCGACCACGACGCCGTCGCCGCCGCGGTGCGGGACCTGCCCGGAGTGGTGATCACCCCGCATCCGGAGATGGTGCCGACCGACCCGGGGTTCGCCCCGGCGGTGATCAACGAGGTGAAGAAGACCGTCGCCGAGGAGTTGGACGGAGAGCCGGGCTGGCGGGTCGTCACGGTCAACCAGAACGGTGTCGACGTCGACGTGCTCAACGAGGTGCCCGGTACGCCTGCCCCGTCGGTGGGCATCACGCTGGACCGTTCGGTGCAGACCGCGGCGCAGAACGCGGTCGACGTCACCGACAAGCAGGCGATGATCGTCGTGATCAAGCCGTCCACCGGGGAGGTCCTGGCGGTCGCGCAGAACGCGGCCGCCGACCGTGAGGGCCCGGTGGCCACGATGGGCCTCTACCCGCCCGGGTCGACGTTCAAGATCGTGACGGCCGGCGCGGCGATCGAACGTCAGATGGCCACGCCCAACACACTTCTGGGCTGTCCCGGCACGATGGACATCGGTCACCGCAAGGTGCCGAACTACGGCGGGTTCGACCTCGGCACCGTGCCGATGTCCCGGGCGTTCGCGAGTTCCTGCAACACCACCTTCGCCGAACTGGCCAGCCGGATGCCGCCGCGCGGGCTGACCCAGGCCGCCTCGCAATACGGACTCGGCGCCGACTTCGTGATCCCCGGGCTGCCCACGGTCACCGGCGATGTGCCGCCGACGGTCAATCTGACCGAGCGCACCGAGGACGGGTTCGGCCAGGGCAAGGTGCTGGCCAGCCCGTTCGGGATGGCGTTGGCCGCCGCGACGGTGTCGGCCGGGCAGACCCCGGTGCCGCAGCTGATCCGGGGCCGTGAGACGGCGATCGACGGTGAGCGGCAACCGATCCCGCAGAGCGTGGTGGAAGGCCTGCGGCCGATGATGCGGCTGGTGGTCACCAACGGCACCGCGAAGGATCTGCAGGGTGCCGGCGACGTGCGCGGCAAGACCGGTGAGGCCGAGTTCGCCGGCGGCTCCCACTCGTGGTTCACCGGGTATCGCGGCGATATGGCGTTCTCGGCGCTGATCGTCGGTGGCGGAAGTTCGGAGTACGCGGTGCGCATGCTCAAGGGCATGCTCGACGCGCTGCCTCCCGACTACCAGGCTTAG
- a CDS encoding DUF1214 domain-containing protein, whose product MDAKGNGWAPAGLEAWRLVQQMLADLTKTVIEDSASERELLEGLTVVAKATALCTEISVEADPENPRFFDMCTDNRLIAGSNPDGRYLLAMIRGDRTYRVTGHRGDTAYLGFQVLAGTGLTPRRMAAYLGDRELRCYGGTFSFILSAVEPTPEVLGNSQWVQIPEDASSIVVREYIADADSELAAMMTIECLDRAPLQPLSDDAVAQAFTAMAWTIVKLTTLHRTIKPELLDQPNVLVTAQSAEIGGDVSTPDNLYMIGSFELDPDESLVLEFTPPDTRYWNVTLENVWHECLEPRRRHSSVTNKGVRPNQFGRVRIAIGANDFGHGHWLDTGGRQRGFVVIRWLDNPEPPALHSEVVRGSAD is encoded by the coding sequence ATGGATGCGAAAGGCAACGGATGGGCGCCCGCCGGCCTTGAGGCGTGGCGATTGGTCCAGCAGATGCTCGCCGATCTCACCAAGACGGTCATCGAGGATTCGGCCAGCGAGCGCGAACTCCTCGAGGGGCTCACCGTGGTCGCCAAGGCCACCGCGCTGTGCACCGAGATCTCGGTCGAGGCCGACCCGGAGAATCCCCGGTTCTTCGACATGTGCACCGACAACCGCCTCATCGCCGGCTCCAACCCCGACGGGCGCTATCTGCTGGCCATGATCCGCGGCGACCGCACCTACCGGGTAACCGGCCACCGCGGCGATACCGCCTACCTCGGCTTCCAGGTGCTCGCCGGCACCGGCCTGACCCCACGACGCATGGCGGCTTACCTCGGCGACCGCGAACTGCGCTGCTACGGGGGAACTTTCAGCTTCATCCTGTCGGCGGTCGAACCCACGCCCGAGGTGCTGGGCAACTCACAGTGGGTGCAGATCCCCGAGGACGCGTCCTCGATCGTGGTGCGCGAGTACATCGCCGACGCCGACAGCGAGCTGGCGGCGATGATGACCATCGAGTGCCTCGACCGCGCGCCGCTACAACCCCTCTCGGATGACGCGGTGGCCCAGGCGTTCACCGCGATGGCATGGACGATCGTGAAGCTCACCACGCTGCACCGCACCATCAAGCCCGAGCTGCTGGACCAGCCCAACGTCCTGGTCACCGCGCAGTCCGCCGAGATCGGCGGCGATGTGAGCACGCCGGACAATCTCTACATGATCGGGTCGTTCGAACTCGACCCCGACGAGTCGCTGGTCCTGGAGTTCACCCCACCGGACACCCGCTACTGGAACGTCACGCTGGAGAACGTATGGCACGAATGCCTGGAACCGCGGCGGCGGCACAGCTCGGTGACCAACAAGGGGGTGCGGCCGAACCAGTTCGGCCGGGTCCGGATCGCGATCGGCGCCAACGACTTCGGGCACGGCCACTGGCTCGACACCGGCGGCAGGCAGCGCGGGTTCGTCGTCATACGCTGGCTGGACAACCCCGAACCGCCTGCCCTGCACAGCGAGGTGGTCCGCGGGAGCGCGGATTGA
- a CDS encoding GNAT family N-acetyltransferase: protein MTEQEADRRVIADALVRALERRHEVLDAVVDSDDYDAAIDAIADLLDTSPEAAEAVLRLSFDRLTKVSRRRIAAELENLTSKVPPFSESEPTPGSARRLMLRPFSAEDDRDVFAARTADVRSAGDGTAAPAGDLGDEIRSAVTRMAAEEAAWLVAEVGATKVGMVFGELAGGEVDVRIWIHPDHRKQGYGTAALRASRSEMAAYFPAVPLVVRAPAAGS from the coding sequence ATGACCGAGCAGGAGGCGGATCGCCGCGTGATCGCAGACGCCCTGGTCCGCGCGCTGGAACGCCGGCACGAGGTGCTCGACGCGGTGGTGGACTCCGACGACTACGACGCCGCGATCGACGCGATCGCCGACCTTCTCGACACGTCGCCGGAGGCCGCCGAGGCGGTGCTACGGCTGTCTTTCGACCGGCTCACCAAGGTGTCCCGGCGCCGGATCGCCGCCGAACTGGAGAACCTCACCAGCAAGGTGCCGCCCTTCTCTGAGTCCGAGCCGACCCCGGGTTCGGCCCGGCGCCTGATGCTGCGGCCGTTCTCCGCCGAGGACGACCGTGACGTCTTCGCCGCCCGCACCGCCGACGTGCGATCGGCCGGAGACGGGACCGCGGCGCCCGCAGGCGATCTCGGTGACGAGATCCGCAGCGCGGTCACGCGGATGGCGGCCGAGGAGGCCGCGTGGCTGGTCGCCGAGGTCGGCGCGACCAAGGTGGGCATGGTGTTCGGCGAACTGGCCGGTGGCGAGGTCGACGTGCGGATCTGGATCCACCCGGACCACCGCAAGCAGGGCTACGGCACGGCGGCCCTGCGCGCCTCGCGTTCGGAGATGGCGGCGTACTTCCCCGCGGTGCCGCTGGTGGTGCGCGCCCCGGCTGCCGGCTCCTGA
- the map gene encoding type I methionyl aminopeptidase: protein MSVRTALRPGTVSPMLPVPKSIARPEYVGRPTAQEGSEPWVQTPEVIEKMRIAGRIAAGALAEAGKAVAPGVTTDTLDRIAHEYMVDQGAYPSTLGYKGFPKSCCTSLNEIICHGIPDSTVIEDGDIVNIDVTAYIHGVHGDTNATFLAGDVSEEHRLLVERTHEATMRAIKAVKPGRALSVVGRVIEAYANRFGYNVVRDFTGHGIGTTFHNGLVVLHYDQPAVETVLEPGMTFTIEPMINLGSLDYEIWDDDWTVATKDKKWTAQFEHTLVVTESGAEILTQV from the coding sequence ATGTCAGTTCGGACCGCCCTCCGGCCCGGCACCGTCTCACCGATGCTGCCCGTGCCCAAGTCGATCGCCCGCCCGGAATACGTCGGTCGGCCGACCGCGCAGGAGGGCAGCGAGCCCTGGGTGCAGACCCCTGAGGTCATCGAGAAGATGCGGATCGCGGGCCGGATCGCCGCCGGCGCGCTCGCCGAAGCCGGCAAGGCCGTCGCTCCCGGCGTCACGACCGACACGCTGGACCGGATCGCCCACGAGTACATGGTCGACCAAGGCGCCTACCCGTCGACACTCGGCTACAAGGGCTTCCCGAAATCCTGCTGCACATCGCTGAACGAGATCATCTGCCACGGCATCCCGGACTCCACCGTGATCGAGGACGGCGACATCGTCAACATCGACGTCACCGCGTACATCCACGGGGTACACGGCGACACCAATGCGACCTTCCTGGCCGGTGACGTCTCCGAGGAGCACCGGTTACTGGTCGAGCGCACCCACGAGGCGACCATGCGCGCGATCAAGGCGGTCAAGCCCGGCCGCGCGCTCTCGGTCGTCGGCCGGGTCATCGAGGCGTACGCAAACCGGTTCGGCTACAACGTGGTTCGGGATTTCACCGGGCACGGGATCGGGACCACGTTCCACAACGGGCTGGTGGTACTGCACTACGACCAGCCCGCGGTCGAGACGGTCCTGGAGCCGGGGATGACGTTCACCATCGAGCCGATGATCAACCTCGGCAGCCTGGACTACGAGATCTGGGACGACGACTGGACCGTCGCGACCAAGGACAAGAAGTGGACCGCGCAGTTCGAGCACACGCTGGTGGTCACCGAATCCGGCGCGGAGATCCTGACCCAGGTCTGA
- a CDS encoding alpha/beta fold hydrolase codes for MPTPMVTVDGFGVPVSVAGPDKGSVVVMLAAAQQNPAAYDGVCQRLHTASLKTVVVGADPRLTAKSVISVLDSLEIRWALLVGDRAGGELAWELAATRLDRFIGLVAIDRGHPKVPDLTGAVRDEGCPPVELNTTALVSSSAARAVAKASQRFVYGEYRIVELLGRRNAADSTAQLAAEIVMRSSTW; via the coding sequence ATGCCCACTCCCATGGTCACCGTGGACGGCTTCGGCGTGCCCGTCTCGGTCGCCGGACCGGACAAGGGTTCGGTCGTGGTGATGCTGGCCGCGGCGCAGCAGAACCCCGCCGCCTACGACGGGGTGTGCCAGCGGTTGCACACCGCATCGCTGAAGACCGTCGTCGTCGGCGCGGATCCACGCCTGACCGCCAAGTCCGTCATCAGCGTCCTCGACAGCCTGGAGATCCGGTGGGCGCTGCTGGTCGGCGACCGGGCCGGCGGCGAGTTGGCATGGGAGCTGGCGGCCACCCGGCTGGACCGGTTCATCGGCCTGGTGGCGATCGACCGGGGTCACCCGAAGGTTCCCGACCTGACCGGCGCCGTGCGTGACGAGGGATGCCCGCCGGTGGAACTGAACACCACGGCGCTGGTCAGCAGCAGCGCCGCGCGCGCGGTGGCCAAGGCCAGCCAGCGTTTCGTCTACGGCGAGTACCGCATCGTCGAACTGCTCGGCCGGCGAAACGCCGCCGATTCGACCGCGCAACTGGCCGCCGAGATCGTGATGCGGTCCAGCACGTGGTGA
- a CDS encoding PaaI family thioesterase has translation MQVTPGHLFAQMNFRDVEDTDERMVIELDNRPDLVNRRGALQGGLVATLIDIAAGRLADRHVGPGQDVTTADMTIHYLAPVLEGPARAEATMVRAGRRISVIAVDVVDVSRDRLAARATVSFAVLDPR, from the coding sequence ATGCAGGTCACCCCCGGTCATTTGTTCGCCCAGATGAACTTCCGCGACGTCGAGGACACCGACGAGCGGATGGTGATCGAGCTGGACAACCGGCCCGACCTGGTGAACCGGCGCGGCGCGTTGCAGGGCGGTCTCGTCGCGACGCTGATCGACATCGCGGCGGGGCGGTTGGCCGACCGGCACGTCGGTCCCGGCCAGGACGTCACCACCGCTGATATGACCATCCACTATCTCGCCCCCGTCTTGGAGGGGCCCGCCCGTGCCGAGGCCACCATGGTGCGCGCGGGGCGCCGGATCTCGGTGATCGCGGTAGACGTCGTCGACGTGTCCCGGGACCGGCTCGCGGCGCGTGCGACGGTCAGTTTCGCGGTGCTCGACCCACGCTGA
- a CDS encoding DUF1707 SHOCT-like domain-containing protein: MTDINHGRSVEPAEMRISDADRNGTLRRLHNAVALGLIDIGEFEERSALVSAARQRSELDLLVGDLPGPGAIVTSAADRVELRGVLGSLKRQGEWTVPSRLALHRRMGSVDLDLTRARFAGPIVVIELDMKFGGLELRLPDGASASIDDVEVNVGSAHDHRKDAPAEGNPHVILTGKVVCGSVDIRGPRRSWRPNPFRPTT; encoded by the coding sequence ATGACCGACATCAATCACGGGCGATCCGTCGAACCGGCCGAGATGCGGATCTCCGATGCCGACCGCAACGGCACGCTGCGCCGCCTGCACAACGCGGTCGCACTCGGCCTGATCGACATCGGAGAGTTCGAGGAGCGCTCGGCGCTGGTGTCGGCTGCGCGGCAGCGTTCCGAACTGGACCTGCTGGTCGGCGATCTGCCCGGTCCCGGCGCGATCGTGACCTCCGCGGCCGACCGCGTCGAACTGCGTGGCGTGCTGGGATCGCTGAAGCGGCAAGGGGAGTGGACGGTGCCGTCGCGGCTGGCACTGCACCGCCGGATGGGCTCGGTCGACCTCGACCTGACCCGGGCCCGCTTCGCCGGCCCCATCGTGGTCATCGAACTGGACATGAAGTTCGGCGGGCTGGAGCTGCGCCTGCCCGACGGGGCCAGCGCGTCCATCGACGATGTCGAGGTCAACGTCGGCAGCGCCCACGACCATCGCAAAGACGCTCCGGCCGAGGGCAATCCGCACGTGATCCTGACCGGCAAGGTGGTGTGCGGCTCCGTCGACATCCGGGGCCCGCGCCGCTCGTGGCGACCGAATCCGTTCCGGCCGACTACCTGA
- a CDS encoding TetR family transcriptional regulator: MDAVSGRDLPESLTVRKQRATKARIAAAAAQAVADHGLGGATIEHIAAAAEVGRATFFRYFSAKEDAVAEGMTTHWLEAITAAVAAQPEELTANAAIVAAFDDLGDGFDAVSEQVRELAMLTRSSPVFSAWTLQLYLRYEAAIAELVSPRIPGVPTDDPRPRLLGALTMASVRIALDDWLVHGGSLPDRVRTALSALQVT, translated from the coding sequence ATGGACGCAGTCTCAGGGCGGGATTTGCCGGAATCGCTGACGGTCCGTAAGCAACGGGCCACCAAGGCCCGCATCGCCGCCGCGGCTGCCCAGGCGGTGGCCGATCACGGACTCGGCGGCGCCACCATCGAACACATCGCCGCCGCCGCCGAGGTCGGCCGGGCGACGTTCTTCCGGTACTTCAGCGCCAAAGAAGATGCGGTCGCCGAGGGGATGACCACGCACTGGCTGGAGGCGATCACGGCCGCCGTGGCGGCGCAGCCGGAGGAACTGACCGCGAATGCGGCGATCGTCGCGGCGTTCGACGACCTCGGAGACGGGTTCGATGCGGTCAGCGAGCAGGTGCGCGAGCTCGCGATGCTGACCCGGTCCTCGCCGGTGTTCAGCGCGTGGACCTTGCAGCTGTACCTGCGCTACGAGGCCGCCATCGCCGAGCTGGTGAGCCCGAGAATTCCGGGTGTGCCGACCGACGACCCGCGCCCACGGCTGCTGGGTGCGCTGACCATGGCGTCGGTGCGGATCGCCCTCGACGACTGGCTGGTACACGGCGGCTCGCTGCCGGACCGGGTGCGCACCGCGCTCAGCGCGCTACAGGTGACCTGA